In Planctomycetota bacterium, the following are encoded in one genomic region:
- a CDS encoding ATPase, T2SS/T4P/T4SS family, with protein MAPVNEKFALALKSRLDGRFEEALQNGPLDSPGRARLAGIDGDVVAGATADALGLPYLESLAGLAPDAGFLARVPIAFARRHGVLGLAGKDGVALAAIADLAQWLQVQVLGKVLGGVLVPVLAPRAEILRAIGAAYELQTGQAQRVIEQLDEAQVLREVNEAVRSEDLLDVASRAPVIKLVNLVLFEAVKRRASDVHIQPLEDRLAVRFRLDGVLYDVFDPPRALHPEIVSRIKVMGGMNIAEQRLAQDGRATVEVGHRVVDLRIATLPTHLGERVVIRLLDKSARLYTLDELGMAPHVLVEFRRLIHTDHGIILVAGPTGSGKTTTLYAALQEINAKELNILTLEDPIEYRLEGISQTQVSDKKGMTFASGLRHVLRQDPDIIMVGEIRDAETARMAIQSALTGHLVFSTLHTNDAAGAVARLLDLGAEPYLMASSLLAVLAQRLVRRVCTQCRTAHDIAEEEHHEWSRVAGQRELPERLYHGSGCEACLGTGYRERVGVFELLTVTEPIQELVLGHAKSSSIKAAALAEGMTTLRADGLAKAVVGATTLEEVVRVTGRDEF; from the coding sequence ATGGCGCCGGTGAACGAAAAGTTCGCTCTGGCCTTGAAGAGCCGCCTCGACGGCCGGTTCGAGGAGGCGCTCCAGAACGGTCCCCTCGACTCTCCGGGCCGGGCCCGCCTGGCCGGCATTGACGGGGACGTCGTGGCGGGCGCGACGGCCGACGCCCTGGGCCTGCCGTACCTGGAGAGCTTGGCGGGTCTGGCGCCCGACGCGGGGTTCCTGGCGAGGGTGCCGATCGCCTTTGCGCGGCGCCACGGCGTGCTGGGCCTGGCGGGGAAGGATGGCGTGGCGCTCGCGGCCATCGCGGACCTGGCGCAGTGGCTCCAGGTTCAGGTCCTCGGGAAGGTGCTGGGCGGCGTGCTCGTGCCGGTCCTGGCGCCCCGGGCGGAGATCCTGCGGGCGATCGGCGCCGCCTACGAACTCCAGACCGGCCAGGCCCAGCGCGTCATCGAGCAACTGGACGAAGCCCAAGTCCTCCGCGAGGTGAACGAGGCCGTCCGGAGCGAGGATCTCCTGGACGTCGCCAGCCGGGCGCCGGTCATCAAACTTGTGAATCTCGTCCTCTTCGAGGCGGTCAAGCGGCGCGCCTCCGACGTTCACATCCAGCCGCTGGAGGACCGCCTGGCCGTGCGGTTCCGCCTGGACGGCGTCCTCTACGACGTCTTCGACCCTCCGCGGGCCCTTCACCCCGAGATCGTCAGCCGCATCAAGGTCATGGGCGGGATGAACATCGCCGAGCAACGGCTCGCCCAGGACGGTCGGGCGACGGTCGAGGTCGGCCACCGGGTCGTGGACCTTCGGATCGCCACCCTTCCGACGCACCTCGGGGAACGGGTCGTCATCCGGCTGCTCGACAAGAGCGCCCGGCTTTACACGCTCGACGAACTCGGGATGGCGCCCCACGTCCTCGTGGAGTTCCGGCGGCTCATCCACACCGACCACGGCATCATCCTCGTCGCCGGGCCCACGGGCAGCGGGAAGACGACAACCCTCTACGCCGCGCTCCAGGAGATCAACGCGAAGGAACTCAACATCCTGACACTCGAGGACCCGATCGAGTACCGCCTCGAAGGCATCAGTCAGACCCAGGTCAGCGACAAGAAGGGCATGACGTTCGCGAGCGGTCTTCGGCACGTGCTGCGGCAGGACCCCGACATCATCATGGTCGGGGAGATCCGCGACGCCGAAACGGCCCGGATGGCGATCCAGTCGGCACTCACGGGGCACCTCGTCTTTTCGACGCTGCACACGAACGACGCCGCCGGCGCGGTCGCGCGCCTGCTGGACCTCGGGGCGGAACCGTACCTAATGGCCTCGAGCCTCCTGGCGGTTCTCGCCCAGCGGCTCGTCCGGCGCGTCTGCACCCAGTGCCGCACGGCCCACGACATCGCGGAAGAGGAGCACCATGAGTGGAGCCGGGTCGCGGGCCAGCGCGAGCTGCCCGAGAGGCTCTACCACGGAAGCGGGTGTGAGGCATGTCTCGGGACCGGGTACCGCGAGCGGGTCGGGGTCTTCGAACTCCTCACGGTGACCGAACCGATCCAGGAACTCGTGCTGGGGCACGCGAAGTCGTCCTCGATCAAGGCCGCGGCCCTGGCCGAGGGGATGACCACGCTCCGGGCCGACGGCCTGGCGAAGGCGGTCGTCGGCGCAACGACCCTGGAGGAAGTGGTCCGCGTGACCGGAAGGGACGAGTTCTAA